CAGGCGCAGCAGTATGCAGAGTCCAATCAGGCAGCCCTGGAGAAGATAGCTTCGATAGTGGCTTCAAAAAAGATAGACTGCGATTTTGTCCGCAAGCCTTCATATGTCTATGCAGGGTCCGAAGACTCTACCAATAAAATCCAGAATGAAGCTCAGACGGCCCGGAACCTTGGGCTTCCTGCTTCATTTGAAGAAAACCTGCCCTTGACTTTTAAAACGTATGGAGCAGTCCGCTTTAATAATCAGGCACAGTTCCACCCTGTAAAATACCTCAACGCGCTGGCAGAGGAAATTCATGAGGACGGATGCCACATCTTTGAGAATACAAGAGCATTGAAAATAGAAGGAGAGGAGCCTGTAACAATAACAACGGATAAGGGGACCATACGCGCACGTAAAGTTGTTCAGGCAACGCATTATCCGATCCACGACAGGCCAGGGCTGTTTTTCCAGCGCCTTTACCAGTCCCGCTCATATGTTCTTGGAGTCAGGATTAGAGATCCTTTTCCTGATGGGATGTTCATAAACGCCGAAGAGCCAGTCCGTTCCCTGCGCTCGCAGAGTACGGATAAAGGAGAACTTATTCTCGTGAGCGGAGAGGGGCACAGGACAGGTGAAGAAGAACACGAAATTTCCCGCTACCAGAACCTTGAGAAATGGGTAAGGTCCGTATATTCCGTAGATTCCATTGATTACCGCTGGTCCAGCCAGGATGCCATAAGCATTGACCATATTCCCTATATTGGCAGGCAAACCTCAGGTAATGACAGCATATTTCTTGCAACAGGGTTCAAAAAATGGGGCATGACCACGGGCACGGTTGCAGCAATGATCATTACGGACATGATCCGCGGGAAGTACAACCCCTGGGAAGAGGTGTATGACCCTTCACGGTTCAAGCCTGTGGAGTCGGCGAAAACCCTGCTCTCTCAGGCTGTGGAAGCCACCAAGGGCTTTGTGGGCGACAGGATACTGCCCACTCATAAAGAAGCGTCTCAGATTGGCCCGGAGGAAGGTGCAATCGTCAAAATAGAGGGGGAAAGAGTGGCAGCGTACAGAGACAGAAACGGGGTACTTTATACACTCAATCCCTCCTGCAGACACCTGGGATGTATCGTTTCCTGGAACGATGCGGAAAAGACATGGGACTGTCCCTGTCATGGTTCTCGATATAAAGCAACTGGCGAGGTAATTCACAGCCCTGCTGTTTACGGGCTTTCGGAAAAGAAAATCAGGGGACAGGACAAAAATAATATTCATACATAAGAAACAATTCGTAATTCCTATTTTTATATGAATATGCCGAAATAATAGTTTATGCCACCAGAAAATAAAAATTCCGATCCCTTTGAGGAATTAAAGTGGAGTGACCTGCAGGACTGGGCAGGAGGGAAGGCAACTGCAAAGGGGATAAAGTACCAGGAAGAAGAGAGGGTTAAAGAGATAAAGCGAACCCCTGAAGGCAGCCTTGTAGCCCTGGTAGAAGGGACATCTGATTATTTTACGGAAATTTTCCTGAAAGACGGGAAATTGAGTTCGGTCTGTACCTGTCCTGTGGGGCACGACTGCAAACATGGGGTTGCAGCGGTACTTGAATACCTTGAACTTGCAGAGCAGGGAGAAGAGGTTCTGATTGCTTCCGAAGAAGACCCTTTCGTTGCAAGAGCCAGACAGGAATATACCGGAGATGAAATCTCTGCCCTCGGAGAAGAAGAGTCATCAGCCAGGGCTCTCCGTGAGTACCTGCAGCGTCTGACCAGGACGGAATTGATCGAAATACTGGTGACATTTGCAGAAAAGGATACCGGGCTTGGAAAGTATCTCAAAGAAAGGCAAACTCTCTCAGCAGAAAACGTGGAAGAAATTGTAGGGGAAGTCTACTCCGAACTTGACGAGCTTCTGGAAGAAGCCGGAGATTTTGAGTATGCGGATTATGAAATGGATGTCCCTGATTTTTTAGACGTGCAGGTAGGGCTGGAAAGCCTGCTCGATTCGGGACACCCTGATGAACTTCTTGATATCGGAAAAGAGCTGATGGACAGATACGAAAAAATTGCGGATTATGATGAAGAAGGGGAGATAGGAACAAAAATATCATTTTGCATGGACGTGGTTTTTAAAGCTCTGACCCGTTCTTCAATTCCTGCTCACGAAAAAATGCTTTATATGCTTGAAATTGAACTCAGAGACAATTACAATATTCTTAATGAACACGGTTTCTGGGAAAAAGACTTTACTCCCGAAGAATGGAGGCGTTTTTCAGAATCCCTTAAGATCAAGCTAAAAGAAGCTGA
This window of the Methanosarcina mazei S-6 genome carries:
- a CDS encoding FAD-dependent oxidoreductase — its product is MESKREYDYILPGRAESYWLATVPEPSYPALKGDIRVDIAIIGGGIAGLTTAYLLKEAGFSSIAVIEAGRILKGVTGHTTAKVTSQHSLIYDRLLSKFGKRQAQQYAESNQAALEKIASIVASKKIDCDFVRKPSYVYAGSEDSTNKIQNEAQTARNLGLPASFEENLPLTFKTYGAVRFNNQAQFHPVKYLNALAEEIHEDGCHIFENTRALKIEGEEPVTITTDKGTIRARKVVQATHYPIHDRPGLFFQRLYQSRSYVLGVRIRDPFPDGMFINAEEPVRSLRSQSTDKGELILVSGEGHRTGEEEHEISRYQNLEKWVRSVYSVDSIDYRWSSQDAISIDHIPYIGRQTSGNDSIFLATGFKKWGMTTGTVAAMIITDMIRGKYNPWEEVYDPSRFKPVESAKTLLSQAVEATKGFVGDRILPTHKEASQIGPEEGAIVKIEGERVAAYRDRNGVLYTLNPSCRHLGCIVSWNDAEKTWDCPCHGSRYKATGEVIHSPAVYGLSEKKIRGQDKNNIHT
- a CDS encoding SWIM zinc finger family protein, giving the protein MPPENKNSDPFEELKWSDLQDWAGGKATAKGIKYQEEERVKEIKRTPEGSLVALVEGTSDYFTEIFLKDGKLSSVCTCPVGHDCKHGVAAVLEYLELAEQGEEVLIASEEDPFVARARQEYTGDEISALGEEESSARALREYLQRLTRTELIEILVTFAEKDTGLGKYLKERQTLSAENVEEIVGEVYSELDELLEEAGDFEYADYEMDVPDFLDVQVGLESLLDSGHPDELLDIGKELMDRYEKIADYDEEGEIGTKISFCMDVVFKALTRSSIPAHEKMLYMLEIELRDNYNILNEHGFWEKDFTPEEWRRFSESLKIKLKEAEKTENPLYDSLWQRDYAVDRLVYALEKSGLFEEVIPLCEKEAKKTGNYIRLVRVLLDSGKREKAEEWIYRGIKETREHETETAHQLLQILLEIKEGEGDWLFVSALETEEFFRHPDISSYSSMQEGAKKAGKWEEVREAAIRYLKNGKLPASKGKNKEKASILPGVLPKTGLLEKELLKKIKTPVFDLLIKIAIQEEDPQEVIHWYEELKKSGEESQGYWHSISESEIANSVKEKYPEVALEIWKSLAEKLISEAKVGSYEEASAYIRKIKETFEASGKKEEWENYLSEIKEANSRKKKLLGILDTLGEDRIIKV